The proteins below are encoded in one region of Halalkalicoccus jeotgali B3:
- a CDS encoding proteasome assembly chaperone family protein produces the protein MARIDVREESISLDEPFLVEGLPGVGLVGKIAVDHLIEQFSMTHYANVHCEGLPRIGVYHEDDDELKAPVRLYADPERDLLALQSEVPVSGSGAPEFAACVSGWFEERAVTPIYLSGFPTEKDGSPEVYGVATGEASTHLDRAGIVPPRETGFISGPTGALLNRAVETDSDSVGLVVETDPQFPDPEAARALIQGGIGPITEIEAEVDQLVEQAEQIREQREQLAERMRQAGEDESTQAKPLGMYQ, from the coding sequence ATGGCACGCATCGACGTACGCGAGGAGTCGATCTCGCTCGACGAGCCGTTCCTCGTCGAGGGGCTACCGGGTGTGGGACTGGTCGGCAAGATCGCGGTCGATCACCTGATCGAGCAGTTCTCGATGACCCACTACGCGAACGTCCACTGCGAGGGGCTCCCGCGGATCGGGGTGTATCACGAGGACGACGACGAACTCAAGGCACCCGTCAGGCTCTATGCCGACCCCGAGCGGGACCTGCTCGCCCTCCAGAGCGAGGTGCCGGTCTCGGGATCGGGCGCGCCCGAGTTCGCCGCCTGCGTCTCGGGCTGGTTCGAGGAACGTGCGGTGACGCCGATCTACCTCAGCGGCTTTCCGACCGAGAAGGACGGCTCCCCGGAGGTGTATGGTGTCGCGACCGGCGAGGCGAGTACACACCTCGACCGGGCGGGGATCGTCCCCCCGCGCGAGACGGGCTTCATCAGCGGTCCGACCGGCGCGTTGCTCAATCGGGCGGTCGAAACGGACTCCGACAGCGTGGGGCTGGTCGTCGAGACCGATCCGCAGTTCCCCGATCCCGAGGCTGCACGCGCGCTGATTCAGGGCGGGATCGGTCCGATCACCGAGATCGAAGCCGAGGTGGACCAGCTCGTCGAACAGGCCGAACAGATCCGCGAGCAGCGCGAACAGCTCGCAGAGCGGATGCGACAGGCCGGCGAGGACGAGAGCACGCAGGCCAAACCCCTCGGAATGTATCAGTAA
- a CDS encoding DoxX family protein yields the protein MATNQLEHTVAGITLGGRLHGASVWVVLALRVIAGIAFVQNGLGKVLGGFDAQGYLLGAGASPISGFLAWIAATPPALEAVNVLVAWGELFIGLGLLVGFLTRLAAFSGVFMMVLFYLGNWSIATEGTLVTEPLLYLLVFLALAAFGAGRILGVDRIVENYEVGDQTLIERHPHLGTFLG from the coding sequence ATGGCGACGAATCAACTCGAACACACGGTCGCTGGAATCACGCTCGGCGGGCGCCTCCACGGTGCGAGCGTCTGGGTCGTACTGGCGCTGCGGGTGATCGCGGGAATCGCGTTCGTCCAGAACGGGCTCGGGAAGGTCCTCGGCGGGTTCGACGCACAGGGGTACCTGCTTGGCGCAGGAGCCAGCCCCATCAGCGGCTTTCTCGCATGGATCGCCGCGACCCCTCCGGCGCTCGAAGCGGTGAACGTGCTCGTCGCGTGGGGTGAGCTCTTCATTGGGCTTGGGCTGCTCGTGGGTTTTCTCACCCGACTGGCGGCGTTCTCGGGCGTGTTCATGATGGTGCTGTTCTACCTCGGGAACTGGTCGATCGCGACCGAGGGAACTCTCGTCACTGAGCCCCTGTTGTACCTGCTGGTCTTCCTCGCGCTGGCGGCGTTCGGGGCCGGACGCATCCTCGGGGTGGACCGGATCGTCGAGAACTACGAGGTCGGTGACCAAACGCTCATCGAGCGCCACCCCCACCTCGGAACGTTCCTCGGATAG
- a CDS encoding RsmB/NOP family class I SAM-dependent RNA methyltransferase — MEVLSRYEPLVDDFEAFLAACERSLPSVVRVNTIKAGVERTKRALEAEDVGYRDRDWNPTVLELDTNKPGNTWPYFHGWIHGQEEVSSLPATVLSPDPGERVLDACAAPGGKTAQIAALMDDTGLVVANDNNLGRLSALRFNAERLGLTNVAVTRQDARNFSLKPVGLDAFDRVLVDAPCSCEGIIRKRPDTLDEWSLSHVEGVSGVQKGILKRAIQATREGGVVVYSTCTFAPEENEAVLDHALEEEDCRVVEFETPLDSRPGVTEWQGERYHESVAKARRYYPHHNDTGGFFCAKLEVTG; from the coding sequence ATGGAGGTCCTTTCGCGGTACGAACCGCTCGTCGACGACTTCGAGGCCTTTCTCGCCGCCTGCGAGCGGTCGCTGCCCTCGGTCGTCCGCGTGAACACGATCAAGGCCGGCGTCGAACGGACGAAACGCGCCCTCGAGGCGGAGGACGTCGGCTACCGGGATCGCGACTGGAACCCGACCGTCCTCGAACTCGACACCAACAAGCCGGGCAACACGTGGCCCTATTTCCACGGTTGGATCCACGGTCAGGAGGAGGTCTCCTCGCTGCCGGCGACGGTACTCTCGCCCGACCCCGGCGAGCGGGTACTCGATGCGTGTGCCGCACCAGGGGGCAAAACTGCCCAGATCGCCGCATTGATGGACGACACCGGACTGGTCGTGGCTAACGACAACAACCTCGGGCGCCTGTCGGCGCTTCGCTTCAACGCCGAGCGACTCGGGCTGACGAACGTTGCCGTCACCCGCCAGGACGCCCGGAACTTCTCGCTGAAGCCCGTCGGGCTCGACGCCTTCGATCGCGTGCTCGTCGACGCCCCCTGCTCGTGTGAGGGGATCATCCGCAAGCGCCCCGACACCCTCGACGAGTGGAGCCTCTCGCACGTCGAGGGCGTTTCCGGCGTCCAGAAAGGGATCCTCAAACGGGCGATCCAGGCGACTCGCGAGGGCGGTGTCGTCGTCTACTCGACGTGTACGTTCGCCCCCGAGGAGAACGAGGCCGTGTTGGATCACGCCCTCGAAGAGGAGGACTGCCGGGTCGTCGAGTTCGAGACCCCCCTCGACTCCCGGCCGGGAGTCACCGAGTGGCAGGGAGAAAGGTACCACGAATCGGTCGCGAAAGCACGACGATACTACCCGCATCACAACGACACTGGTGGCTTTTTCTGTGCGAAACTGGAGGTGACGGGATGA
- a CDS encoding DUF7122 family protein, translating into MSNSGQRFDRLPETDEERDLDGRATREEVVEWWDERFGIGSEKFAEHTFWEKGAGKIWIFHDEVPSPTEIEGLGMKFLRTRQEHWKPTTNAVQRFGRGATRNVIDLDPEQAMAFVRGEDQEIEWDGDWGYLIAAHEIAGEREPLGVGLYLHGELRSVVPKGRRRED; encoded by the coding sequence ATGAGCAATTCGGGCCAGCGCTTCGACCGGCTCCCCGAAACCGACGAGGAGCGCGACCTCGACGGGCGAGCCACCCGCGAGGAAGTCGTCGAGTGGTGGGACGAGCGCTTCGGGATCGGCTCCGAGAAGTTCGCAGAGCACACCTTCTGGGAGAAAGGCGCGGGCAAGATCTGGATCTTCCATGACGAGGTCCCCTCGCCCACCGAGATCGAAGGGCTGGGGATGAAGTTCCTCAGGACCCGCCAGGAGCACTGGAAGCCGACGACCAACGCCGTCCAGCGCTTCGGTCGGGGCGCGACGCGAAACGTGATCGACCTCGACCCCGAGCAAGCGATGGCGTTCGTCCGCGGCGAGGATCAGGAGATCGAGTGGGACGGCGACTGGGGCTATCTGATCGCCGCCCACGAGATCGCCGGCGAGCGAGAACCGCTCGGTGTGGGGCTGTATCTCCACGGCGAGTTGCGCTCGGTAGTACCGAAGGGGCGGCGGCGCGAGGACTGA
- a CDS encoding MFS transporter — protein MRWEYRNTVLALCTAAFFATMVARLVISPVVPLIVEEFGTSSGTIGLALSGMWAAYALSQFPSGILADRYGERRVILTAVFVTAAASAALALSPSMAAFGLFAVLLGAGAGLHYVVATTLLTRIFSNTGRAIGLHVTGSPIAGLSAPVLAAAVGARYGWRVALVLGTVAAVPVGLVFAWRVRETEPQHPERPLREQFEPRTLVELLSRPAIAYTTVLAVIAAFTWQATASFLPTFLIARHGYSTALAGLLFSLYFVAHGVFAPTIGSLSDRFGRDPTLAATLAVGILAYPLLVVGPSLSVVVAGVVLAGIAMSWSAPLQDRYIVRLSEGETNRGFGLVRTVYMLLGALGSVVTGTLADLAGWGVAYGALGVLLALAVGSLAVVRLRGLAL, from the coding sequence GTGCGCTGGGAGTACCGCAACACCGTCTTGGCCCTGTGTACGGCGGCGTTCTTCGCGACGATGGTCGCCCGCCTCGTCATCAGCCCCGTCGTCCCGCTGATCGTCGAGGAGTTCGGAACCTCCTCGGGAACCATCGGGCTGGCGCTATCGGGGATGTGGGCGGCCTACGCCCTCTCGCAGTTCCCCTCCGGCATCCTCGCGGACCGCTACGGCGAGCGGCGGGTGATCCTCACCGCCGTTTTCGTGACCGCCGCCGCGAGCGCCGCACTGGCGCTGTCGCCTTCGATGGCCGCCTTCGGCCTCTTCGCCGTCCTCCTCGGTGCGGGCGCGGGACTCCACTACGTGGTCGCGACGACGCTTCTGACCCGCATCTTCTCGAACACGGGCCGGGCGATCGGGCTCCACGTCACCGGCAGCCCGATCGCGGGCCTCTCGGCACCCGTGTTGGCGGCGGCGGTCGGTGCGCGCTACGGGTGGCGGGTCGCGCTCGTGTTGGGGACCGTCGCGGCGGTCCCCGTCGGGTTGGTGTTCGCCTGGCGGGTCCGCGAGACCGAGCCACAACACCCCGAGCGCCCGCTGCGCGAACAGTTCGAACCCCGGACGCTTGTCGAACTGCTCTCACGACCCGCGATCGCCTATACCACCGTTCTCGCGGTGATCGCGGCCTTTACGTGGCAGGCGACTGCCTCGTTTCTCCCCACCTTCCTGATCGCGCGCCACGGCTACTCGACGGCATTGGCCGGACTTCTCTTCTCGCTGTACTTCGTCGCCCACGGGGTGTTCGCCCCCACGATCGGCTCGCTCTCGGATCGTTTCGGTCGGGACCCGACGCTGGCGGCGACGCTCGCGGTCGGGATCCTCGCCTACCCCCTGCTCGTCGTCGGCCCCTCGCTGTCGGTCGTCGTCGCTGGGGTCGTCCTCGCGGGAATCGCCATGAGCTGGAGCGCCCCCCTACAGGACCGCTACATCGTCCGGCTCTCGGAGGGCGAGACGAACCGGGGGTTCGGACTCGTCCGGACCGTTTACATGCTGCTGGGGGCGCTCGGAAGCGTCGTTACCGGGACGCTCGCGGATCTGGCGGGCTGGGGCGTCGCTTACGGCGCGCTCGGGGTGCTGTTGGCGCTCGCGGTCGGGAGCCTCGCGGTCGTCCGGCTCCGGGGGCTCGCGCTCTGA